A window of Ptychodera flava strain L36383 chromosome 1, AS_Pfla_20210202, whole genome shotgun sequence contains these coding sequences:
- the LOC139129305 gene encoding uncharacterized protein produces the protein MMDDTHVLNEAIEQYKDTAIWSDIREACDKYGLPEDVNQWTAKDFLRWCQYAGEKFALSTLHSVGDLSEDNLKTNMASEVGFRDIFSDDYDVIYNYWQHWQKVAASKIYD, from the exons ATGATGGACGACACGCATGTGCTGAACGAGGCTATAGAGCAATATAAGGACACGGCCATCTGGTCAGATATCCGCGAAGCGTGTGACAAGTACGGACTACCAGAAG ATGTTAACCAGTGGACCGCTAAGGATTTCCTCCGGTGGTGTCAGTATGCCGGTGAAAAATTTGCCCTTTCAACTTTGCACTCTGTCGGTGACCTCTCAGAAGACAACCTGAAAACGAACATGGCGTCGGAAGTGGGCTTTCGTGATATTTTCTCTGACGACTATGACGTCATTTACAACTATTGGCAACACTGGCAGAAAG TTGCAGCGTCAAAGATTTACGATTGA